In the genome of Maribacter forsetii DSM 18668, the window ATTGATAGTTCAAGGCAAAAAGTTTCCATTTTTAATACTGGCACCTCAAAATCCGAATGCTAAAAAATGGTGGAATACGAGAGCTGTTAAGCAGTTGCTGGATTCAATTGTAGATAATAATAGAATAGATAAAAAGCGAATTTATTTAACAGGATTGAGTAGAGGAGGAGGGGCTGCATGGGAGCTGGCAGTGCAATACCCGGATACTTTTGCAGCCATGGCTGTGGTTTGTGGTATGGCACCATTACCTTATGCTTCATGGATTAATCGCGAAATGCCGATTTGGGTTTTTCATGGAGAGAAAGATAAGTCCATTCCCTTTTCCGAATCTGAAAATATGGTCGCCAAATTAAAGGAAATGGGCTATGAGGTCATTTTCACAAGATACCCTAACGTAGGTCACAACGCATGGATAAAAGCGTATGAAACCGAAGCTTTGTATGATTGGTTTATAAATCAGGAGTTGAAGTGATGACCATTTTCCCTTAATTTTTCTGAAATACCCGAACAGAGTCTCTATTCTGAGTAACGATATAGTATGGATAATTTTCTTTGTTGCTTTTAACGGTAGCTATACTTTTTGAATCTCCAGGCACAAGAAATCCGCTTTTAGATGTCTCAATAGATTTGAATTTACCATTTCCGTCGTTTTGTAGTAATAAACCATTAAAGGCATCATTTCTTCCTATAAAAACTTCATTTCCAAAATTATTTCCAACTAATAAAAGATCTTGGTAACCATCATTGTTGTAATCCAAAGATGTAATTCCGTTTATGGGAGCAACTTGAGCTTCTATAGGTAGTGGACTATATTTAAATGTACCATCACCATTATTTTCTATAATAATACTATTATCATAATTGCCAATTAATTTAGTTGACCCTTCTAATTCTTCATCTGTAAATAAGGTAGCAATAGTTGCTTTGGAATATGCTTTAAATGTGTTATATTTTGCTCTGAAAATTGGACTTTGTCCGTTTAA includes:
- a CDS encoding carboxylesterase family protein, producing the protein MRAIVYIILLVIFQSCASQAKPILIDSAMETNVKENLAYYLYYPEDYEEEPEKDFPILLFLHGGGESGDSLVTVKRNGPPKLIVQGKKFPFLILAPQNPNAKKWWNTRAVKQLLDSIVDNNRIDKKRIYLTGLSRGGGAAWELAVQYPDTFAAMAVVCGMAPLPYASWINREMPIWVFHGEKDKSIPFSESENMVAKLKEMGYEVIFTRYPNVGHNAWIKAYETEALYDWFINQELK